A part of Aegilops tauschii subsp. strangulata cultivar AL8/78 chromosome 2, Aet v6.0, whole genome shotgun sequence genomic DNA contains:
- the LOC109745230 gene encoding uncharacterized protein isoform X2: MVRARRWQRPSSTYLSTSGGLLSGQRKRKKTRKGDERKEGSLHTEGGDGIDLRSVELLRRKKEQFIENRQESQETELSPLSGSKKPMDNNVSVAREIAEHMKLM, encoded by the exons ATGGTGCGAGCTCGGCGGTGGCAACGACCTTCTTCGACGTACCTCTCCACCTCCGGTGGTCTGCTCTCCG GgcaaagaaaaaggaagaagaccAGAAAAGGAGATGAAAGAAAAGAGGGGAGCTTGCatactgaaggaggtgatggaATAGACCTTCGCTCGG TGGAGCTCCTAAGAAGAAAGAAGGAACAGTTCATCGAAAACAGACAAGAAAGTCAAGAAACAGAGCTATCACCTTTATCTGGATCTAAGAAG CCCATGGATAACAATGTTTCAGTCGCTAGAGAGATTGCTGAACATATGAAGTTGATGTAA
- the LOC109745230 gene encoding uncharacterized protein isoform X1 has protein sequence MVRARRWQRPSSTYLSTSGGLLSGQRKRKKTRKGDERKEGSLHTEGGDGIDLRSAVELLRRKKEQFIENRQESQETELSPLSGSKKPMDNNVSVAREIAEHMKLM, from the exons ATGGTGCGAGCTCGGCGGTGGCAACGACCTTCTTCGACGTACCTCTCCACCTCCGGTGGTCTGCTCTCCG GgcaaagaaaaaggaagaagaccAGAAAAGGAGATGAAAGAAAAGAGGGGAGCTTGCatactgaaggaggtgatggaATAGACCTTCGCTCGG CAGTGGAGCTCCTAAGAAGAAAGAAGGAACAGTTCATCGAAAACAGACAAGAAAGTCAAGAAACAGAGCTATCACCTTTATCTGGATCTAAGAAG CCCATGGATAACAATGTTTCAGTCGCTAGAGAGATTGCTGAACATATGAAGTTGATGTAA